A region of the Apium graveolens cultivar Ventura chromosome 6, ASM990537v1, whole genome shotgun sequence genome:
TCCAGGcagataaggataagagaaaTTCCACCTCGGGATGTGTTTTTACTTTGGAAGGTGGAGCCGTAATATGGAGGAGTGTGAAGCAGAAATGCATTGTAGACTCAACCATGAAAACCGAGTATGTGGCAGCCTCTGAGGCAGCCAAAGAGGCTATATGGTTCCAAAACTTCCATCTGGATTTGGATGTAGTTCCTAATTTGCCATGGCATATCAcgatttattgtgataatactggTGTTATGGCGAATACCAAGGAACTACGGGCCTATAAGGCAGCAAAACACATAGAGCGTAAGTATCACCTCATACGGTAGTTCGTTAAGCGAGGAGACATTGTTGTGGCTGATATAGCATCAAAGGATATCCGGGAAGATCCTTTCATGAAGAGCTTACCAGCTAAGGCTTTTCAGGAGCACGTGGAAGCGATAGAAGTCAGACACTTGGTCACATAGTTATATAGTTGGCAGTGGATTGATTATAATAAACACTGATATACTCAAAGAATAgcttgagtataagtgggagattgttagggttTATTTGAACTTTTTGTTTGAAgtatatactattataataatcatttgagaatcttgaatgcatgttttcacattatctgtatattatatatagtagacaatctagtatcaaacGGGATAGCAGAAGATTAACTTGTCAAGCtctttatataatataataaaggttcacaacctaagtggtgttagacaaaccactggaagggctgaattattatttagaaatagtatATCTTTACTATTGAATAATGCTTGTATAATTTATGTATATTGAACGGGattaaaataatagaataattctttcttttgttctgacaataaagaagaactaagattctatgatattattattgctcaggttcttaatccggataaAGTGATTGACAattgtatttaatgcacatgccttgattcatacattaagtaatttattttaaattgtgaatttatgtattgggcaatgacattatatacagagtgggatattgactataaaaggaaaccgtgtccgaaaaatatattcgggtgatgatgtcctcttgaaagctcataaagataattgtgctttagtcctgcaggcagatttgttcttgcacgattataaggttgagtggatgatcaaggataaaagatattgattaaattaattatcagaaattaatttaattaacggacatgcgatatcttaaacatggggaatttaataagcaaataatatgagagccaaattaaacaattaatttacggaattaggaaaggtagtgcaaatattaattctttagtggattgaattaatatttaatgacattgggcatGGCCCAAAATGTCATTGGGAGACCCGACCTAATtgtccatgatccctactgtagcctataaatattaTGATTCTCTTGAAGCTAGAAAGTGGTGAGAACACGAGAACACAAAAACGAAATAagatcctagggtttgagagaggcagccatttttctcaaggagccagctagggttttTTATTTTTGGATCTTTAAAGAGAGGTACACCTTaggagatcgaagcccacacttcgtccaaggagaatcagggaatacagtagaagacgtggatttgaatcgcttgcaccgtagcgattaaggttaatgttctGTTCGCACTCAttaaatttatatcataaaacgcAGGGCCAAGATTATAATGTTCTAacagtttggccttgtccctcgtaaaAATGCCATTATCATTCAGCAtaacttctggttatccttgtaccaattacattattatcatttggtttggataccaacttccctacaatctgctttaTGACTGATTAAGTTCATCTttctttgcaatcacccaattaATCCGATCTATCAAAGCTTCTGTAattttcttagtttcttcttctgATAggaaactagagaaataatcattcatacTCAGTATCCCTGTTAATCATTAGTTCACCATCTcgatcacttaagaactagactctggaataatattgacatcaaaccctttgtctcaacATATATGTTCTTGTTATGTCCTCTTGATTTACAATGAGGTGTtatgtctgactagttgatccttctattgctccctCTAAGTTGTTtctgggatttcctgaaaatccttatccttgctgactggcttcattgaagtaATGAGTTATGTATTACACTGTCATTCTATttcttggatatgaatcatcaataccattaatttcacCTTTAACAGCTTGGAACATGGAGTTGTTGAATTATGTAattagactttcaatcatcttctgttgatcaaccacaaatgccctataggttgtagactccactgagtagccatggaaaatatcctaactagtcttagctgcaaatgccaagatcttcgaacaactaaaaacatttcattgtttgcttATATAGAACATTTTCTTCcaacactttcaggttatccagtgtttgcttctgttgcCTATTAATTCATTAGTGGTATTCATGTATACGTCCTGATTAAGGACTGATCTTACTTGATGTATTGACTGCTCCATCCCTTtagtatttagaaagtcttgattttCTCGACATTTTTTTTGTTGCATTAATCAAGTTATTTTTTTcccttgtaccactccattctgacacggagttCCTGGTGCTAAATATTATCTCAAAACATTCTTGTTGTTGCAGATATAAATCAGAATTGCTTCTtaaattcagtcccattatctgaccacaagatcatttatGTTACAttcttgagaatgcacgaacaacaactttatTTGTTAAGAGTAATCATTCGCCATCACTAAGGTATTTCTTAACTTtaatgtgatgttgtctttgacttctctatatgacatGCCTCACATATTTTATCCTTTTGAATTCCAGATAAGGCAACCCTCTCACTAATCcttttttacaaaagagttccttgagttgatgttcaagggtgatAGCTTCTAATACCATAGCTAAAATTTTGTCAGATAAAGCTTTATAGTACAAACCACTGACTTCTCCTTTcctgagattccagtctagccacgagcatatcaTTTCCTTACTCTTaacaagagcaagcttctcaaccttcctacTTCAAATGAGATattaatccttcattgaattgacattttttCCTTTGATGCGAAATCGTCTGA
Encoded here:
- the LOC141665752 gene encoding secreted RxLR effector protein 161-like, with translation MKAVPYASACGSLMYAILCTRPNICFAVGMVSRYHSNPRQEHLSAVKPILKYLHKTKEYMLVYKSSDLLPLGYTDSDFQADKDKRNSTSGCVFTLEGGAVIWRSVKQKCIVDSTMKTEYVAASEAAKEAIWFQNFHLDLDVVPNLPWHITIYCDNTGVMANTKELRAYKAAKHIERKYHLIR